One region of Streptomyces rishiriensis genomic DNA includes:
- the rox gene encoding rifampin monooxygenase: MDSSKFTAAPPSNETVERDLTVDDVPGLRPSAPDAGRTPLLFDVIIAGCGPTGAMLAAELRLHDVRVLVLEKETEPVPFVRIVGLHIRSLELMAMRGLLDRLLAHGRQRPAGGLFAAIDKPAPEDLDSAHAYLLGIPHPVVVRLLEEHATQLGAQVRRGCAVAALEQDDEGVTVELADGEQLRSRYLVGCDGGRSTVRKLLGVGFPGEPSRTETLMGEMEVGVPPEEVAAKVAEIARTDKRFWLRPFGAGAYSVVVPAAGVSDRAEPPTLEDFKRQLRTIAGTDFGVHSPRWLSRFGDATRLAERYRVGRVLLAGDAAHIHPPTGGQGLNLGVQDAFNLGWKLAAQIRGWAPGTLLDTYHAERRPVAEDVLDNTRAQMELHSAEPGPRAVRRLLTELMDFDEVNRRLVEKITAIGIRYDFGEGPDLLGRRLPDIVVKDGHLYGLLRRGRGLLLDRTESLTVGGWSDRVDHLADRTAALDVPCVLLRPDGHVAWIGDDQRDLDDHLFRWFGQPAR; the protein is encoded by the coding sequence ATGGATTCCTCGAAGTTCACCGCCGCGCCGCCGTCGAACGAAACGGTCGAGCGCGACCTCACCGTGGACGACGTCCCCGGACTCCGGCCGTCGGCCCCGGACGCCGGCCGCACGCCTCTCCTGTTCGACGTGATCATCGCCGGATGCGGTCCGACCGGCGCGATGCTGGCCGCCGAACTGCGGCTGCACGATGTGCGGGTGCTCGTTCTGGAGAAGGAGACCGAGCCCGTGCCGTTCGTCCGCATCGTCGGCCTGCACATCCGCAGCCTCGAGCTGATGGCCATGCGGGGACTGCTGGATCGCCTGCTCGCGCACGGCAGACAGCGTCCGGCCGGCGGACTCTTCGCCGCCATCGACAAACCCGCGCCCGAGGACCTGGATTCCGCGCACGCCTATCTGCTGGGCATCCCGCACCCGGTCGTCGTTCGCCTGCTCGAAGAGCACGCGACTCAACTCGGCGCGCAGGTCCGGCGCGGTTGTGCGGTGGCCGCTCTCGAGCAGGACGACGAGGGCGTGACCGTCGAGCTGGCCGACGGAGAACAGCTGCGGTCGCGCTATCTCGTCGGCTGTGACGGTGGGCGCAGCACGGTGCGCAAACTGCTCGGCGTCGGCTTCCCCGGTGAGCCCTCGCGGACCGAGACGCTGATGGGCGAGATGGAAGTGGGTGTGCCGCCGGAGGAGGTCGCCGCCAAGGTGGCCGAGATCGCCAGGACCGACAAGCGATTCTGGCTCAGGCCCTTCGGCGCGGGGGCGTACAGCGTCGTGGTCCCCGCCGCGGGAGTCAGCGATCGCGCGGAACCCCCCACTCTCGAGGACTTCAAGCGACAGCTGCGCACCATCGCCGGAACCGATTTCGGCGTGCACTCCCCGCGCTGGCTGTCCCGCTTCGGGGATGCCACCAGGCTGGCCGAACGCTATCGGGTGGGGCGGGTGCTGCTGGCCGGCGATGCGGCGCACATCCATCCGCCCACCGGCGGACAGGGCCTCAACCTGGGCGTTCAGGACGCGTTCAACCTCGGCTGGAAACTGGCCGCCCAGATCCGCGGCTGGGCGCCGGGAACACTGCTGGACACCTACCACGCCGAACGCCGTCCGGTCGCCGAGGACGTGCTGGACAACACCCGCGCCCAGATGGAACTGCACTCCGCCGAACCGGGCCCGCGGGCCGTGCGCAGGCTGCTCACCGAACTGATGGACTTCGACGAGGTGAACCGCCGTCTGGTCGAGAAGATCACCGCGATCGGCATCCGCTACGACTTCGGCGAGGGCCCCGACCTGCTCGGCCGCCGCCTGCCCGACATCGTCGTGAAGGACGGCCACCTCTACGGTCTGCTGCGTCGCGGCCGCGGACTGCTGCTGGACCGCACCGAAAGCCTGACCGTCGGCGGCTGGTCGGACCGGGTCGATCACCTCGCGGACCGCACCGCGGCACTGGACGTCCCGTGCGTGCTGCTGCGCCCCGACGGCCACGTCGCCTGGATCGGCGACGACCAGCGGGACCTGGACGACCACCTCTTCCGCTGGTTCGGCCAGCCCGCCCGCTGA
- a CDS encoding cytochrome P450 gives MAVVPTTEIDMFATSDRRTRYEQYRQLRELGAVVRLREPDVYAVTRYDEVKAALADHGAFVSGEGVGFDPVVNQMMRGVTLVSDPPEHEVLRSVVGAGLRPRSLRGRGEEIARKARDLVDAVVAKGEIEGVAELAQALPMSVIPDLLGLPERNREHLYAWGQVGNDLLGPVSERTPHNLEMTRRLFEFAHELAANRELAPGSPGAAMLEAADQGVIPQEKCPLLLVDFIGPSLETTAASIGHLLVVFAERPDQWAALRAEPALVASTVNELLRFESPLRGLTRVAARDTELGGVTVPEGARVWALFASANRDERRWERADEFDLRRNPQDHLGFGYGAHSCVGQGAARLELSTLIHALLESVERIELTGEPVITENTLLNTYAEIPVRLVARRAS, from the coding sequence GTGGCCGTCGTACCCACGACCGAGATCGACATGTTCGCCACCTCGGATCGGCGCACCCGCTACGAGCAGTACCGGCAGCTGCGGGAGCTGGGAGCCGTCGTCCGGCTCCGCGAACCGGACGTGTACGCGGTCACGCGATACGACGAGGTGAAAGCCGCGCTGGCCGATCACGGCGCCTTCGTCTCCGGCGAGGGCGTGGGATTCGACCCCGTCGTGAACCAGATGATGCGGGGCGTCACACTCGTCAGCGACCCGCCGGAGCACGAGGTGCTGCGCTCCGTCGTCGGGGCCGGACTGCGTCCGCGCTCCTTGCGCGGTCGTGGTGAGGAGATCGCCCGCAAGGCGCGGGACCTCGTCGACGCCGTCGTCGCCAAGGGCGAGATCGAGGGCGTCGCCGAACTGGCCCAGGCGCTGCCGATGTCGGTCATCCCCGACCTGCTCGGCCTGCCCGAACGCAACCGTGAGCACCTGTACGCCTGGGGCCAGGTGGGCAACGACCTGCTCGGCCCGGTCTCGGAACGCACCCCGCACAACCTGGAGATGACACGGCGCCTGTTCGAGTTCGCCCACGAACTCGCGGCGAACAGGGAACTCGCGCCGGGAAGCCCCGGAGCCGCCATGCTGGAAGCGGCCGATCAGGGCGTCATTCCCCAGGAGAAGTGTCCGCTCCTCCTCGTGGACTTCATCGGACCGTCGCTGGAGACCACGGCCGCGTCGATCGGCCATCTCCTCGTCGTCTTCGCCGAACGCCCGGACCAGTGGGCAGCCCTGCGTGCCGAGCCCGCTCTCGTTGCCTCGACCGTCAACGAACTCCTCCGGTTCGAGAGCCCTCTGAGGGGCCTCACCCGCGTCGCGGCGCGGGACACGGAGCTCGGCGGGGTGACCGTCCCCGAGGGCGCGCGGGTGTGGGCCCTCTTCGCCTCGGCCAACCGTGACGAGCGCAGGTGGGAGCGCGCGGACGAGTTCGACCTCCGCCGCAACCCCCAGGACCACCTCGGCTTCGGGTACGGCGCGCACAGCTGCGTCGGTCAGGGCGCCGCCCGCCTCGAGCTGAGCACCCTGATCCACGCGCTGCTGGAGTCCGTCGAGCGCATCGAACTCACCGGCGAGCCGGTGATCACGGAGAACACGCTGCTGAACACGTACGCCGAGATCCCCGTCCGGCTCGTCGCGAGAAGGGCGAGCTGA
- a CDS encoding PepSY-associated TM helix domain-containing protein: MSTTPSTSPALGSARAAGPPSDEVPQAAAPAPRSRGPWAPLRPLVLRLHFYAGVFVAPFLLIAAATGFLYAGAFQAERLLYSHELTVPAGGTTLPISEQVDAAREAHPEGTVSAVRPSPEDGATTRVMLSGVKGVEATHTLAVFVDPYTGKVRGALEQYGSTGALPLRTWIDEFHRDLHLGENGRLYSELAASWLWVIAGGGLVLWFSRRRALRKVRGTAGRRRTLGLHGTVGVWAAVGFLFLSATGLTWSTYAGANIDVLRTSLGQATPSVSAAASGGEHAGHDTAAGAGGDGEHGAGLDRILAAARAEGLGDPVEMVPPADASSAYVVKQVQRSWPEKQDAVAIDPATGAVTDVLRFDDHPLLAKLTRWGIDLHTGVLFGLANQLALMLLAASLILLIVWGYRMWWQRGRGSAFGRPVPRGAWAQVPPYVLVPLMAGIAVVAYFVPLLGIPLVGFLVVDVVLGEIAHRRGRRAAL; this comes from the coding sequence ATGTCCACCACTCCCTCGACCTCCCCCGCGCTCGGCTCCGCTCGAGCGGCGGGACCCCCGTCGGACGAGGTCCCGCAGGCAGCGGCCCCCGCGCCGAGGTCCCGCGGCCCGTGGGCCCCGCTGCGCCCGCTCGTACTGCGTCTGCACTTCTACGCCGGTGTGTTCGTGGCGCCGTTCCTGCTGATCGCCGCCGCCACCGGGTTCCTGTACGCGGGTGCGTTCCAGGCCGAGCGGCTCCTGTACTCCCACGAGTTGACCGTGCCGGCCGGCGGCACGACGCTGCCGATCTCCGAGCAGGTGGACGCGGCCCGCGAGGCCCACCCCGAGGGCACGGTTTCGGCCGTCCGTCCCTCGCCGGAGGACGGCGCCACGACCCGGGTCATGCTCTCCGGGGTCAAGGGCGTGGAGGCCACCCACACCCTCGCCGTGTTCGTCGACCCGTACACGGGCAAGGTGCGCGGCGCGCTGGAGCAGTACGGCTCCACCGGCGCGCTGCCGCTGCGCACCTGGATCGACGAGTTCCACCGCGACCTGCACCTCGGTGAGAACGGCCGCCTCTACAGCGAACTCGCCGCCAGCTGGCTGTGGGTGATCGCGGGCGGCGGCCTGGTGCTCTGGTTCTCCCGGCGCCGCGCCCTGCGCAAGGTCCGCGGTACCGCCGGACGGCGCCGCACGCTGGGTCTGCACGGCACCGTCGGCGTCTGGGCGGCCGTCGGCTTCCTCTTCCTGTCCGCGACCGGACTGACCTGGTCCACCTACGCGGGCGCCAACATCGACGTGCTGCGCACCTCGCTCGGCCAGGCCACCCCGTCGGTCTCGGCGGCGGCGAGCGGCGGCGAGCACGCCGGTCACGACACGGCGGCCGGGGCGGGCGGGGACGGCGAGCACGGGGCGGGTCTCGACAGGATCCTCGCCGCCGCGCGGGCCGAGGGGCTGGGCGACCCGGTCGAGATGGTCCCGCCCGCGGACGCCTCCTCCGCGTACGTGGTCAAGCAGGTGCAGCGCAGCTGGCCCGAGAAGCAGGACGCGGTGGCGATCGACCCGGCCACCGGCGCGGTCACCGACGTGCTGCGGTTCGACGACCACCCGCTGCTCGCCAAGCTGACCCGCTGGGGCATCGACCTGCACACCGGCGTCCTGTTCGGCCTGGCCAACCAGCTCGCGCTGATGCTTCTCGCGGCGTCCCTGATCCTGCTGATCGTGTGGGGCTACCGGATGTGGTGGCAGCGCGGCCGCGGTTCCGCCTTCGGCCGGCCCGTCCCGCGCGGCGCCTGGGCGCAGGTCCCGCCGTACGTCCTCGTCCCGCTGATGGCGGGAATCGCGGTGGTCGCCTACTTCGTCCCGCTCCTCGGCATCCCGCTCGTCGGCTTCCTGGTCGTGGACGTCGTCCTCGGCGAGATCGCGCACCGGCGGGGGCGGCGGGCGGCGCTCTGA
- a CDS encoding sensor histidine kinase → MPATEALRPRPAHVALAVGFAVAGCLAGAFYDPAPWRPFDLWAHLLTLLIALSLALRETRPLGVLVITAAGFAGYLLLGYQPSLNFWVPAVAFVSVAAREGRGRIVCGSALLAAVIALSGMCGRLPWPVVAVQALIVPAAACTVGLTQRRLAARNAELRRLTALLDQQQRQEARRAVLDERFRIARELHDTISQHMTIVTLQTGLAEYVFCTDPPAARKALGTAAAAGRESLEELRRLLVVLRTYDLGGASGPENPADPLPDELLAGVDRIPALAERLEAAGLRVEVRFSGARRPLHPGIELCAYRVVQEALTNVVKHSGSATAEVAVRYLDDALRVTVLDRGGPLSATSTGGSGHGLIGMRERAKIWHGSLTAGTRPGGGFQVRLSLPLDRTATAADP, encoded by the coding sequence ATGCCCGCGACGGAGGCCCTCCGCCCGCGCCCGGCCCATGTCGCCCTCGCCGTCGGCTTCGCGGTCGCCGGCTGTCTGGCCGGCGCCTTCTACGATCCGGCGCCCTGGCGGCCCTTCGACCTGTGGGCACATCTGCTCACCTTGCTGATCGCCCTGTCCCTCGCTCTGCGGGAGACCCGGCCGCTGGGCGTGCTCGTGATCACGGCGGCCGGCTTCGCCGGATATCTGCTGCTCGGATACCAGCCGTCGCTCAACTTCTGGGTTCCCGCCGTCGCGTTCGTCTCCGTCGCGGCCCGCGAAGGTCGCGGCCGCATCGTGTGCGGTTCCGCGCTGCTCGCGGCGGTCATCGCCCTCAGCGGGATGTGCGGCCGGCTGCCCTGGCCCGTCGTGGCCGTGCAGGCCCTGATCGTGCCGGCCGCCGCCTGCACCGTCGGTCTCACCCAGCGCCGTCTCGCCGCGCGCAACGCCGAGTTGCGGCGGCTGACCGCCCTGCTCGACCAGCAGCAGCGCCAGGAAGCCCGCCGGGCCGTCCTCGACGAGCGTTTCCGCATCGCGCGCGAGCTGCATGACACGATCTCGCAGCACATGACGATCGTCACCCTGCAGACCGGGCTGGCCGAGTACGTGTTCTGCACCGATCCGCCCGCCGCCCGCAAGGCGCTCGGCACCGCCGCCGCGGCCGGCCGGGAGTCGCTGGAGGAGCTGCGCCGGCTCCTCGTCGTCCTGCGCACCTACGATCTCGGCGGCGCGTCCGGTCCCGAGAACCCGGCCGACCCGCTCCCCGACGAGCTGCTGGCCGGTGTCGATCGCATACCCGCGCTCGCCGAGCGGCTGGAGGCGGCCGGCCTACGGGTCGAGGTCCGGTTCTCGGGAGCGCGCAGGCCGCTGCACCCGGGTATCGAACTGTGCGCCTACCGCGTCGTCCAGGAGGCCCTCACCAACGTCGTGAAGCACTCCGGATCGGCCACGGCCGAGGTGGCCGTCCGCTACCTGGACGACGCACTGCGCGTGACCGTGCTCGACCGGGGCGGCCCGCTTTCGGCCACATCCACCGGCGGATCCGGACACGGCTTGATCGGAATGCGGGAACGGGCCAAGATTTGGCACGGCTCGCTGACAGCCGGTACGCGCCCGGGGGGCGGATTCCAGGTCCGACTCAGTCTTCCCCTGGACAGGACCGCGACGGCGGCCGATCCCTGA
- a CDS encoding NADPH-dependent FMN reductase, whose translation MDNDKHKLVIIIGSVREGRFGPVVASWVTEQARLHAGFDVDVVDLAEIDIPLALPAASPKYAGDDYPRPAGMAPLTSALESADAFIVVTPEYNHSYPASLKAAIDWHFTQWTAKPVAFVSYGGAAGGRHAVLHLENVLTEVHAVTVRDGLAFPNYFTAWQDGRPLDPGVAGYTKTLLDQLEWWAGALRTAREAAPYPV comes from the coding sequence ATGGACAACGACAAGCACAAGCTGGTGATCATCATCGGGAGCGTCCGGGAGGGACGGTTCGGCCCGGTCGTGGCCTCGTGGGTCACCGAACAGGCGCGCCTGCACGCCGGTTTCGACGTGGACGTGGTCGATCTGGCCGAGATCGACATCCCGCTCGCGCTGCCCGCGGCCTCGCCCAAGTACGCCGGCGACGACTACCCCCGCCCGGCCGGGATGGCGCCTCTGACGTCCGCGCTGGAGAGCGCCGACGCGTTCATCGTGGTCACCCCCGAGTACAACCACAGCTACCCCGCCTCGTTGAAGGCGGCCATCGACTGGCACTTCACCCAGTGGACGGCCAAACCCGTCGCCTTCGTCAGCTATGGCGGCGCGGCAGGCGGCCGGCACGCGGTGCTGCACCTGGAGAACGTGCTGACCGAGGTGCACGCGGTGACCGTCCGCGACGGCCTGGCCTTTCCGAACTACTTCACGGCGTGGCAGGACGGGCGTCCGCTCGACCCCGGGGTCGCCGGGTACACCAAGACCCTGCTCGACCAACTGGAGTGGTGGGCGGGAGCGTTGCGTACGGCACGCGAGGCCGCCCCGTACCCCGTCTGA
- a CDS encoding tetratricopeptide repeat protein encodes MDTTYETTDSTAYYAHGTPAERWERARLFFDAKEYAAAARVLVGLVEEVPEQTGPRLLLARAYYHSAQLLRAEAELRLIVERDPVEHYARLMLGRTLERQGRHLEAGPHLRLASALAGDFPEA; translated from the coding sequence GTGGACACGACATACGAGACGACCGACAGCACCGCCTACTACGCCCACGGGACACCGGCCGAGCGGTGGGAGCGCGCGCGGCTGTTCTTCGACGCGAAGGAGTACGCCGCCGCCGCACGGGTGCTGGTCGGACTGGTCGAGGAGGTGCCCGAGCAGACCGGACCGCGGCTGCTGCTGGCCCGCGCCTACTACCACTCGGCCCAACTGCTGCGCGCCGAGGCAGAGTTGCGGCTGATCGTGGAGCGGGATCCGGTGGAGCACTACGCCCGGCTGATGCTGGGCCGCACCCTGGAGCGACAGGGGCGGCACCTGGAGGCGGGACCGCACCTGCGGCTCGCCTCGGCGCTGGCCGGGGACTTCCCCGAGGCCTGA
- a CDS encoding ATP-binding protein yields the protein MESHAGGDGCTGPDGHLMRAGYALGADDGCIADARHHALAFLDRAHARHRLPEPARARDLTQLVVSELVTNARKYAPGPVLMELRLSAHAVEVVVWDSDPTVPVARTGDPDRVGQHGLEIVNAVAEHLFIEQEPAGKRITARIALADAPCDTSTRT from the coding sequence GTGGAATCCCACGCCGGAGGTGACGGCTGTACCGGGCCCGACGGGCATCTGATGCGCGCCGGATACGCCCTGGGCGCCGACGACGGCTGCATCGCGGACGCCCGCCACCATGCCCTCGCCTTCCTCGACCGGGCCCATGCCCGCCATCGCCTGCCGGAACCGGCACGCGCGCGAGACCTCACCCAGCTCGTGGTCAGCGAGCTGGTCACCAACGCCCGCAAGTACGCCCCCGGCCCCGTCCTGATGGAACTGCGCCTCAGCGCCCACGCGGTGGAAGTCGTCGTGTGGGACAGCGACCCGACTGTTCCCGTGGCGCGGACCGGCGATCCCGACCGGGTCGGCCAGCACGGTCTGGAGATCGTCAACGCCGTCGCCGAGCACCTCTTCATCGAGCAGGAACCGGCCGGCAAACGCATCACGGCTCGCATCGCCCTGGCTGACGCGCCCTGCGACACCAGCACCCGTACGTGA
- a CDS encoding DUF4232 domain-containing protein, with translation MGAAAVGAMLASTACEPGETDSTGSTASDRPSATSPTEPGTTGSATPSGGPGAGGDRTGGATGGGSGGGAVAAPACAAENLSFGTTLEDGKGEVPKHLLITVTNTGDKRCGVYHYPHLFLGEYAEARYPIDVYEDSDPKAGPVTLAPGDEAYAALLASGVPMDQYETDTVTLLLHGRELGSDGSEPIGVDLPRKVAFDDGARVTYWTTASGYALDFIMSS, from the coding sequence GTGGGGGCCGCGGCGGTCGGCGCGATGCTCGCGTCCACCGCGTGCGAGCCGGGCGAGACCGACAGCACGGGCTCCACGGCCTCGGACCGGCCGAGCGCGACGAGCCCAACAGAGCCGGGCACGACGGGTTCGGCCACGCCGAGCGGCGGTCCGGGCGCCGGTGGCGACCGGACGGGGGGCGCCACCGGCGGCGGGAGCGGCGGCGGTGCCGTCGCCGCTCCCGCCTGCGCCGCGGAGAACCTCTCGTTCGGCACCACGCTCGAGGACGGGAAGGGCGAGGTCCCCAAGCACCTGCTGATCACCGTCACCAACACCGGCGACAAGCGGTGCGGCGTCTACCACTACCCGCACCTCTTCCTCGGTGAGTACGCCGAGGCCCGGTATCCGATCGACGTGTACGAGGACAGCGACCCGAAGGCGGGGCCCGTCACGCTCGCTCCGGGTGACGAGGCGTACGCCGCGCTGCTCGCCTCCGGTGTCCCGATGGACCAGTACGAGACGGACACGGTCACCCTCCTCCTCCACGGCCGCGAGCTCGGCAGCGACGGGAGTGAGCCGATCGGCGTCGACCTGCCTCGCAAGGTGGCGTTCGACGACGGGGCCCGCGTCACCTACTGGACGACCGCTTCCGGCTACGCCCTGGACTTCATCATGTCCTCGTGA
- a CDS encoding MarR family winged helix-turn-helix transcriptional regulator, whose amino-acid sequence MSEHRGPEGATPGFLVWRLSTKWRVAVDRAVAPLGLTHAQYSLVASLYGMQHAGERPSQRRLADHTGLEPLYVSKLARALESAGLIERTRDPRDPRAVQLALTERGQDVTRRAVKVVQGLLEQLLAPLGGLKSPRTRTFTGELSLLLDVPLDVPLDSAAGESPTRETPLE is encoded by the coding sequence ATGAGTGAGCACAGGGGTCCCGAAGGGGCGACGCCCGGATTTCTGGTGTGGCGGCTGTCGACGAAGTGGCGTGTCGCCGTGGACCGGGCGGTGGCCCCGCTCGGCCTCACCCACGCCCAGTACTCGCTGGTCGCCTCGCTCTACGGGATGCAGCACGCCGGCGAACGGCCCAGCCAGCGCCGCCTCGCCGACCACACCGGCCTCGAGCCGCTCTACGTCTCCAAGCTGGCGCGCGCCCTGGAGTCCGCCGGCCTGATCGAGCGCACCCGGGACCCCCGCGACCCGCGCGCCGTGCAACTCGCCCTGACCGAGCGGGGCCAGGACGTGACGCGACGGGCCGTCAAGGTGGTCCAGGGGCTGCTGGAGCAGCTGCTGGCGCCGCTCGGAGGCCTGAAGAGCCCGCGCACGCGCACCTTCACCGGCGAACTGTCCCTGCTGCTCGACGTGCCGCTCGACGTGCCGCTCGACTCCGCCGCAGGTGAGAGCCCGACCCGGGAGACGCCGCTTGAGTAG
- a CDS encoding helix-turn-helix domain-containing protein, with protein sequence MGTPLGDFVRAKRDSVQPQSLGLPDRGRRRSPGLRRLDLAARAGISVEYLTRIEQGRDRRPSPAVVHALADALSLDPSEREHLRYLAKITGGECSAHARSTPATRQVRPSVIETLRLLEPGIAVVTNRLGDILARTSGYESVTGAAGLLDDDTPNLTRYVFTDSRARTFFADWDDIADEQAFDLWLGPSAENSEWLTAQLAAVAGPDFTRRRNRHVVPRRGLLRLNHPCGLELRLRRETLELSSDAQQIIVFLPADDTTAEAVAQLGRGPHGRLRAIS encoded by the coding sequence ATGGGCACGCCGTTGGGGGATTTCGTCCGGGCCAAGCGCGACAGCGTCCAGCCGCAGTCGCTGGGGCTTCCCGATCGTGGCCGCCGCCGGTCACCGGGGCTGCGGCGGCTGGATCTGGCCGCGCGGGCCGGTATCAGCGTCGAATACCTGACCCGCATCGAGCAGGGCCGGGACCGCCGCCCGTCGCCGGCGGTGGTCCACGCGCTCGCCGACGCTCTCAGCCTCGACCCCTCGGAGCGCGAGCATCTGCGCTACCTCGCGAAGATCACCGGCGGCGAATGCTCCGCGCACGCCCGGTCGACACCGGCGACCCGGCAGGTGCGGCCGTCGGTGATCGAGACGCTCCGCCTCCTCGAACCGGGCATCGCCGTGGTCACCAACCGGCTGGGCGACATCCTGGCCCGCACCAGCGGGTACGAGTCGGTGACCGGTGCGGCCGGACTGCTCGACGACGACACCCCCAATCTCACCCGCTACGTCTTCACCGACTCCCGCGCCCGCACGTTCTTCGCCGACTGGGACGACATCGCCGACGAGCAGGCGTTCGACCTGTGGCTCGGGCCGTCCGCCGAGAACTCCGAGTGGCTCACCGCGCAACTCGCGGCCGTCGCCGGCCCCGACTTCACCCGCCGCCGGAACCGTCACGTCGTGCCACGACGTGGCCTCCTGCGGCTCAACCACCCCTGCGGACTCGAACTCCGGCTGCGCCGCGAGACACTCGAACTCTCCTCGGACGCACAGCAGATCATCGTCTTCCTGCCCGCGGACGACACGACGGCCGAGGCCGTCGCACAACTGGGCCGAGGCCCTCACGGCCGGCTCCGGGCCATCTCGTGA
- a CDS encoding response regulator produces MARILVVDDQHLIRSGIVTLLRTVEGLGPVVEASDGVEAVAAAREHHPELILMDIKMPRLSGLAAAERILALGLDPAPRIVVLTTFDDDEFVYAALRAGCSGFLLKDMPPQQLLGAVTATLSADLLVAPAHVRRLIERYVVQRPPSPPGADSTSSLTGREVEVLGFVAMGLANEDIATRLCVSESTVKTHLHRLMTKLDLHSRAQAVVFAYETGIARVGGRPDAPGA; encoded by the coding sequence GTGGCCCGCATCCTGGTTGTGGACGATCAGCACCTCATCCGCTCGGGCATCGTCACGCTTCTGCGCACGGTGGAAGGGCTGGGCCCGGTCGTGGAGGCCTCGGACGGTGTGGAGGCCGTCGCCGCGGCACGCGAGCACCACCCGGAGCTGATCCTCATGGACATCAAGATGCCCCGGCTCAGCGGGCTCGCGGCCGCCGAGCGCATTCTCGCCCTCGGTCTCGATCCGGCTCCGCGCATCGTCGTCCTCACCACCTTCGACGACGACGAGTTCGTCTACGCGGCACTGCGCGCCGGATGCAGCGGCTTCCTGCTGAAGGACATGCCGCCGCAACAGCTTCTCGGCGCCGTCACGGCGACCCTCTCCGCGGACCTCCTGGTGGCTCCCGCCCACGTCCGGCGGCTCATCGAGCGGTATGTCGTCCAGCGACCGCCGTCCCCGCCCGGAGCCGACTCGACGAGCTCGCTCACGGGCCGTGAGGTCGAGGTGCTCGGGTTCGTCGCCATGGGTCTCGCCAACGAGGACATCGCCACGCGCCTGTGCGTCAGCGAGTCCACCGTCAAGACACATCTGCACCGGCTGATGACCAAGCTGGATCTCCACAGCCGCGCCCAGGCGGTGGTGTTCGCCTATGAGACGGGCATCGCCCGGGTCGGCGGCCGGCCGGACGCCCCGGGCGCGTGA
- a CDS encoding universal stress protein, whose protein sequence is MSESRPSPAPRVVVGVSGSLGSLTALGRAADEARRRGAELWPVLAWEPPGGQLAARRSTAAAVLVEDWERLARERLLGALREAFGGGGHGLRTRALVARGAPGPALVATADREDDLLVIGAGRRGLLQRALWPSTGRYCLAHASCPVLAVPPSPLEAALVSARRRNAWGLRMDTGHVAREFDTVPPDA, encoded by the coding sequence ATGTCCGAGTCCCGCCCGTCTCCGGCCCCCCGTGTCGTCGTGGGGGTGAGCGGTTCGCTGGGGAGCCTCACCGCCCTGGGCCGGGCCGCCGACGAGGCGCGGCGCCGGGGGGCCGAGCTCTGGCCGGTGCTGGCCTGGGAGCCGCCGGGCGGGCAGCTCGCCGCCCGCAGGTCGACGGCCGCGGCCGTCCTGGTCGAGGACTGGGAACGGCTGGCGCGCGAGAGGCTGCTCGGCGCCCTGCGTGAGGCCTTCGGCGGTGGCGGCCACGGGTTGCGCACGCGGGCCCTCGTGGCGCGCGGCGCCCCGGGTCCGGCGCTGGTCGCAACGGCCGACCGGGAAGACGACCTTCTCGTGATCGGTGCCGGACGGCGCGGTCTGCTGCAGCGCGCGCTGTGGCCGTCGACCGGCCGCTACTGCCTGGCCCATGCCTCCTGCCCGGTCCTGGCGGTGCCCCCGTCTCCGCTCGAGGCCGCCCTGGTGTCCGCCCGCCGCCGGAACGCGTGGGGGCTGCGCATGGACACCGGGCATGTGGCGAGGGAGTTCGACACCGTGCCGCCCGACGCCTGA